A window from bacterium encodes these proteins:
- a CDS encoding electron transfer flavoprotein subunit alpha/FixB family protein, with the protein MPNIAVYIEQSGGAAKKVAWQMTAEARRLVDRTGGEVWAVVLGDAAAAAEAGRHGAHRVFTAAGDAFARYDAETWTRALAAFVAARRPDLLLVGATATGKDFAPRLAARLDAACVSDCVGLDFDGGFKLRRPIFAGKCYAEVAVDAPVAVAGVRPNAFPLFAGGGADAPVEGFDPGLGGFAPHASVVETVTSAEKKIELTEAEIIVSGGRGLKEAGNYKLIETLAATMGAAAGASRAIVDAGWVPHSHQVGQTGKTVSPKLYVAVGISGAIQHLAGMSSSKCIVAINKDPNAPIFKAADYGIAADLFEVVPALDEAIRALD; encoded by the coding sequence ATGCCGAACATCGCCGTTTACATCGAGCAGAGCGGGGGCGCCGCCAAGAAGGTCGCCTGGCAGATGACGGCCGAGGCGCGCCGCCTCGTCGACCGGACGGGCGGCGAGGTCTGGGCCGTCGTGCTGGGGGACGCCGCCGCCGCCGCCGAGGCCGGCCGCCACGGCGCCCACCGCGTCTTCACCGCCGCCGGCGACGCCTTCGCCCGCTACGACGCCGAGACCTGGACGCGGGCCCTGGCCGCCTTCGTCGCGGCCCGCCGCCCCGACCTGCTGCTGGTGGGCGCGACCGCGACGGGCAAGGACTTCGCGCCCCGCCTGGCGGCGCGGCTGGACGCCGCCTGCGTGAGCGACTGCGTGGGCCTGGACTTCGACGGCGGGTTCAAACTGCGCCGCCCGATCTTCGCCGGCAAGTGCTACGCCGAGGTGGCGGTCGACGCGCCGGTCGCGGTGGCGGGCGTGCGCCCGAACGCCTTCCCCCTCTTCGCGGGCGGCGGCGCCGACGCGCCGGTCGAGGGTTTCGACCCCGGCCTGGGCGGCTTCGCGCCGCACGCCTCGGTCGTCGAGACGGTCACGTCGGCGGAGAAGAAGATCGAGCTGACCGAGGCCGAGATCATCGTCTCGGGTGGCCGCGGACTCAAGGAAGCCGGCAACTACAAGCTGATCGAGACGCTGGCGGCGACCATGGGCGCCGCGGCGGGCGCCAGCCGCGCCATCGTCGACGCCGGCTGGGTGCCCCACTCCCACCAGGTCGGGCAGACCGGCAAGACCGTCAGCCCGAAGCTCTACGTGGCGGTGGGGATCAGCGGCGCGATCCAGCACCTCGCGGGCATGAGCTCGTCGAAGTGCATCGTGGCCATCAACAAGGATCCCAACGCCCCGATCTTCAAGGCCGCCGACTACGGCATCGCGGCCGACCTCTTCGAGGTCGTGCCCGCGCTGGACGAGGCGATCCGGGCCCTGGACTGA